The following DNA comes from Occultella kanbiaonis.
CTGCCCGAGCCGCTCGTCACGGCGGGCGCCCCGGTGGCGTCCGGGACGTCGCCGGCACCGGATCCGGCCGACGTCGCGGTGCGGCGGGAGTCGCTGTCCGTGGCCGTGCTCATGCTGATGGAGGAGCTCGGGCCGGTCGAACGCGCCGTCTACGTGCTGCGCGAGGCGGTCGGCCTCGACTACCCGCGGATCGGCGAGATCGTGGAACGGTCACCGCAGGCCTGCCGCCAGGTGTACTCGCGGGCGCGCCGCCGCCTGGCCGCGGCAAGCCCGCCCGACGGCGCAGCTGCTGACCGCAGGTCCGTCGCCGAGGCGCTGGTGGACGCGCTACACCGCGAGGACGTCGCGGGCGTGGAGGCGTTGCTCGCCGCGGACGTTCGCTTCCACGCCGACGGCGGTGGCAGGGCGCCGGCGATCGCACAGCCTCTCGAGGGGGCGGAAGCGGTGGCGCGGTTCCTGCTGGGGCTGGCCCGGCGGGGCGCTCGGTTCGGGCTCCAGCTCGACGTCATCGAGGCGAACGGCGGGCCGGCCCTGCGGGCGCGGGGCGCCGACGGCGCGTGGCTGGCCGTGATGGCCGTGCAGGTGGCCGGCGGCCGGGTGATGGGCCTGCAGAATCAGCTCAACCCGGACAAGCTCGCGCACCTGGGACCGGTCGGGGACCTCGCGGCGCTGATGGCGGGTGCTCCTCGACGGACTCCTTCAGGACGTCGCCTCCGCACAACCCGGAGACACTGACCCTGGCGACCTGCTCGGCACCGACGTTCCGGTCGGCCTGCCGCCGGCTGGACTCGGGGCGCGACCTGGTCTCGTCCCGGTAGATGATGCGGAGGTGGAGACCCCGGATGTCAGTGCCGCCTTCAGGGCGGAGATCACTCGACGTGACGCCTCGGCCGCCCCGTGGCTCGAGAGCATCCCTGATCTGTGGCGGAGGCTGTCGGGCGCGTGGGGCTTGACCACCGTGGGCCCCGCAAGGACGGGCAGGACATCACTCGTCGTTCCGGTCGTCACACCCAGCGGCGCCAGGGCCGCGTTGAAGCTGGTGAGTCCAGTGGTGTCGATGGAGGCCGAGGCGTCGGCGCTGGGCGCGTTCGGTGGTCGTGGGGCGGTGACCCTGCTCGACGCCGACACTGCGCGCCAAGCCATGTTGCTGGAGTGGGCAGTTGGACCGGCGCTCAGCGAGCTGGCCGATGAGGGCGCCGCGATGTCCATCGCGGGAGAACTCTGTCACGAGTTGGCCGCCGCGACACCACCTCCAGGTGCACCGCGTCTCGCCGAGCAGGCGTCCGGTTGGGTGGCACAGCTGCGAGCACAGCACGAGGTCGCCCAAGAGTCTGAGTCTGCACTC
Coding sequences within:
- the sigJ gene encoding RNA polymerase sigma factor SigJ, giving the protein MGLDVEATHDRLRPLMFAIAYRMLGSVTEAEDVVQEGFARLHGARDIESVEAYATTVTTRLAIDALRSARVRRERYVGSWLPEPLVTAGAPVASGTSPAPDPADVAVRRESLSVAVLMLMEELGPVERAVYVLREAVGLDYPRIGEIVERSPQACRQVYSRARRRLAAASPPDGAAADRRSVAEALVDALHREDVAGVEALLAADVRFHADGGGRAPAIAQPLEGAEAVARFLLGLARRGARFGLQLDVIEANGGPALRARGADGAWLAVMAVQVAGGRVMGLQNQLNPDKLAHLGPVGDLAALMAGAPRRTPSGRRLRTTRRH
- a CDS encoding aminoglycoside phosphotransferase family protein, producing METPDVSAAFRAEITRRDASAAPWLESIPDLWRRLSGAWGLTTVGPARTGRTSLVVPVVTPSGARAALKLVSPVVSMEAEASALGAFGGRGAVTLLDADTARQAMLLEWAVGPALSELADEGAAMSIAGELCHELAAATPPPGAPRLAEQASGWVAQLRAQHEVAQESESALSDQHIEVAAEIIQDLASDDTSTLTHGDLSLSNILQADADRWVAIDPLLLVGTVANEAHTVVRSHVATISRTDDPVVLLTDWTRRFTEAAGVDHAVAQAISFARYVSSYYWESQNHGAPTNVAGLRRVALSLARSI